A single Nitrospira sp. DNA region contains:
- the dnaJ gene encoding molecular chaperone DnaJ produces the protein MAKRDYYDTLGIERNATDDEVKKAFRKLARQHHPDLHTSPEHKKAAEEKFKELNEAYEVISDQEKRRRYDTFGHAGGPQGAEGFDFGGQGGFGDIFNDIFEDFFGQPRGRARAERGNDLQYNLELSFEESVFGKEAKLKIPRWETCADCKGTGAKSATAIKMCPSCKGQGQMRFQQGFFSVSRPCGQCEGAGQIITEPCQTCSGRQRVRKERMLSVQIPGGIETGMRLRLANEGEHGVQGGPPGDLYVVVNVKPHPQFRRDGQDIATDLPINLVTAILGGRVEVPTLKGNTFMKIPAGTQPDKVLRLKGLGFPNLKGGHTGDQLFNVKIEIPTKLSARQKELLEEFAKESGYTKDTEGEGFLDKMKTFFE, from the coding sequence GTGGCTAAACGCGACTATTACGACACCCTGGGCATCGAACGGAACGCGACCGACGACGAAGTCAAAAAGGCCTTCAGAAAACTCGCTCGCCAACACCATCCCGACCTGCACACCTCTCCCGAGCACAAGAAGGCCGCGGAAGAAAAGTTCAAAGAACTGAACGAAGCCTACGAAGTCATCAGCGACCAGGAGAAGCGGCGGCGCTACGATACGTTCGGCCATGCCGGTGGACCGCAGGGTGCAGAGGGATTTGATTTCGGCGGACAGGGCGGCTTCGGCGATATCTTCAACGACATCTTCGAAGACTTTTTCGGTCAACCTCGCGGACGTGCGCGAGCCGAGCGCGGTAACGATCTCCAATACAATCTTGAACTGAGTTTCGAAGAGTCCGTATTCGGCAAAGAAGCGAAACTCAAGATACCTCGTTGGGAAACCTGTGCAGACTGCAAGGGCACCGGCGCAAAGTCCGCCACCGCGATCAAGATGTGCCCGTCCTGCAAGGGACAGGGTCAAATGCGGTTCCAGCAGGGCTTCTTCAGCGTCAGCCGCCCTTGCGGTCAATGTGAAGGTGCAGGACAGATCATCACAGAACCCTGCCAGACCTGCAGCGGGCGGCAACGGGTTCGCAAGGAGCGCATGCTCTCGGTGCAGATTCCCGGCGGCATCGAGACGGGCATGCGTTTACGCTTGGCCAACGAAGGTGAACATGGCGTGCAGGGCGGCCCGCCGGGAGACCTGTATGTGGTGGTCAACGTGAAACCCCATCCCCAGTTCCGCCGCGACGGGCAGGATATTGCCACAGATCTTCCCATCAATCTCGTGACCGCAATTTTGGGTGGCCGTGTCGAAGTACCGACGCTCAAGGGCAACACCTTCATGAAAATTCCCGCTGGCACCCAGCCCGACAAGGTATTGCGGCTCAAGGGACTGGGATTTCCAAACCTGAAGGGCGGCCATACCGGCGACCAACTGTTCAATGTCAAAATCGAGATTCCCACGAAGCTCAGTGCGCGGCAGAAAGAGTTGCTGGAAGAATTTGCGAAGGAAAGCGGGTACACGAAGGATACCGAGGGCGAAGGGTTTCTGGACAAAATGAAAACGTTTTTCGAATAA
- a CDS encoding 16S rRNA (uracil(1498)-N(3))-methyltransferase, with product MPAFFISSSHIHGQELTLTGELCHHLRASLRVKPGEILRFTDEQRRRYQVRVSAVAPQAVTAEILDSRPGPIDMAPRVILAQVILKGDHMDWVVQKASELGVHAILPLISRHGVVRPQPERVAAQVARWQRIATEAAQQSEQWQPPQILEPMESRQWFSSHAATSVLLLAERQDAVGLANVPLPTLPTETVALMIGPEGGWAEEELSQAMDGHCQAVSLGKHILRADTAAVTALSIVQSRLGRLG from the coding sequence ATGCCGGCTTTCTTTATCTCGTCATCTCATATCCACGGACAGGAACTCACGCTGACCGGTGAGCTCTGCCACCATCTGCGAGCCAGTTTGCGCGTCAAACCAGGTGAGATCCTACGATTCACCGATGAACAGCGTCGGCGGTATCAGGTACGCGTGAGCGCCGTGGCTCCGCAGGCGGTGACGGCCGAGATTCTCGATTCTCGACCTGGACCGATCGATATGGCGCCACGTGTCATCCTCGCGCAAGTCATACTAAAAGGCGATCATATGGATTGGGTGGTGCAGAAGGCCAGCGAGTTGGGTGTGCACGCTATTCTCCCGCTGATTTCACGGCACGGCGTCGTACGGCCGCAGCCGGAGAGAGTTGCGGCTCAGGTGGCTCGGTGGCAGCGCATTGCCACCGAAGCCGCGCAACAGTCAGAACAATGGCAACCTCCGCAGATATTGGAACCTATGGAATCGCGCCAATGGTTCTCCAGCCATGCGGCCACCAGTGTCCTCCTGTTAGCCGAACGTCAGGACGCCGTGGGATTGGCCAACGTTCCCCTGCCGACTCTCCCAACGGAAACCGTTGCACTGATGATCGGACCGGAAGGCGGATGGGCAGAGGAAGAACTCTCTCAAGCCATGGATGGGCACTGTCAGGCCGTGAGCCTAGGCAAGCACATTCTTCGAGCGGATACCGCGGCCGTGACGGCGCTGAGCATTGTACAGAGTCGGTTGGGACGATTGGGCTAG
- a CDS encoding IPT/TIG domain-containing protein translates to MKYITCAILGLALVANSVDSMAAPAEPPALHPSAAVPGATLSITGKGFGPFKSTTFNQVTFQGVPALIQRWDADLIEVRVPSQATNGPVDVIIGKKHVKAGSFTRLQPMIQSVSPAEAEPGSILEITGEHFGNTAGPRDPNTIFGVNSVAIGDVTVRVRKWRDDKIEVELPGNVQSGDVVIRMASSDPLPDGSCCAPVKQVVSNSMPMKVLASVRVDPASGPVGTKVVLFGKGFGTARNPEDGVLFGGHLATVSQWTDTTVVVHVPLDAQTGPVVMKRNGQERAIGTYTVQTPKATALTPAEAPIGTLLKITGENFGFYSEAGSTPFNYIDFSLSENTVEIGGVQAIVYRWGHDRIDVWVPFSAKSGPVVVKRAANTPKADGTCCADKKVLETEVANFTLVTPKIDSYSPNTGGLDEVVTIKGSGFGKFLKTAEPSKVITDSVYARVAPELGENVSRTEVLFNGVGAIVQSWTDTEIKVKIPHRHSYGVGKLGEFNPDLTSGPLIVRRGSWDLLPDGSCCTPKKWVTLEAGTFTIQQSGLPDASFWRNPNPENSHFH, encoded by the coding sequence ATGAAATACATCACGTGTGCCATCCTTGGCTTGGCGTTAGTGGCGAATTCCGTTGACTCCATGGCAGCCCCGGCTGAACCGCCGGCGCTGCATCCCAGTGCAGCCGTGCCGGGCGCCACGCTGTCGATCACGGGCAAAGGATTCGGTCCGTTCAAATCGACCACGTTCAATCAGGTGACATTCCAGGGGGTGCCCGCGCTGATTCAACGATGGGATGCCGATCTCATCGAAGTTCGGGTGCCGTCACAAGCCACGAATGGACCGGTCGATGTCATCATCGGCAAAAAGCATGTGAAGGCCGGATCGTTCACGCGTCTGCAACCGATGATCCAGTCAGTCTCGCCGGCGGAAGCAGAACCGGGTTCTATCCTGGAGATCACGGGAGAACATTTTGGCAACACTGCCGGCCCGCGCGATCCGAACACGATTTTCGGCGTGAATAGCGTGGCGATTGGCGACGTGACGGTGCGCGTCCGCAAGTGGCGTGACGACAAGATCGAAGTCGAGCTGCCGGGCAATGTGCAATCAGGAGATGTGGTGATTCGCATGGCCTCGTCTGATCCATTGCCGGACGGATCGTGCTGTGCTCCGGTCAAGCAGGTGGTGAGCAATTCGATGCCGATGAAGGTCCTCGCGTCGGTGCGGGTCGATCCCGCGAGCGGACCGGTCGGCACGAAAGTGGTGCTGTTCGGCAAAGGCTTCGGGACGGCGAGAAATCCTGAGGACGGCGTGCTCTTTGGCGGGCATCTGGCCACGGTGTCGCAGTGGACGGATACGACCGTCGTGGTGCATGTGCCGCTCGATGCCCAAACCGGCCCGGTTGTGATGAAGCGTAACGGGCAGGAGCGTGCCATCGGCACCTACACCGTGCAGACACCCAAGGCGACGGCGCTGACTCCAGCGGAGGCGCCCATCGGTACCTTGTTGAAAATCACTGGAGAGAATTTTGGTTTTTATTCGGAGGCCGGGTCCACGCCGTTTAACTATATCGATTTTTCGTTGAGCGAAAACACGGTCGAGATCGGCGGAGTACAGGCGATCGTGTATCGGTGGGGACATGACCGCATTGATGTCTGGGTGCCTTTCAGCGCGAAGAGCGGGCCGGTGGTCGTGAAGCGCGCCGCCAACACGCCGAAGGCGGATGGCACCTGCTGCGCCGATAAGAAAGTGTTGGAGACGGAGGTCGCCAACTTTACGCTCGTGACGCCGAAGATTGATTCGTACAGCCCGAACACCGGAGGGCTAGACGAGGTGGTGACCATCAAGGGTAGCGGGTTCGGCAAGTTTTTGAAGACGGCGGAGCCGAGCAAGGTCATCACGGACAGTGTCTATGCTCGAGTCGCTCCGGAGTTGGGAGAAAATGTCTCGCGCACGGAGGTCTTGTTCAACGGGGTCGGGGCGATCGTCCAATCGTGGACGGATACGGAGATCAAGGTCAAAATTCCTCATCGTCACTCGTACGGAGTGGGGAAACTTGGCGAATTCAATCCTGATCTGACATCTGGACCGCTGATCGTGCGCCGCGGGTCTTGGGATTTGTTGCCGGATGGCTCCTGCTGTACCCCCAAAAAATGGGTTACGTTGGAGGCCGGCACCTTTACCATTCAGCAGTCCGGATTGCCTGATGCCAGTTTCTGGCGCAATCCCAATCCTGAAAACAGTCACTTTCATTGA
- a CDS encoding RidA family protein → MSIDEKLTSLGLTLPAAPKPVASYVPAVLAGDLLYLSGILPFQDGKVAITGKLGQEVTVERGAEAARLALLNALAVVKQELGSLDRVHRIVRVVGHVASADGFVQQPAVINGASDLLVQIFGEAGRHARVALGAAELPLYAAIELELLVQVKA, encoded by the coding sequence GTGTCGATTGACGAGAAACTGACTAGCCTCGGGCTTACGCTCCCGGCTGCGCCAAAACCGGTTGCGAGTTATGTCCCGGCGGTGCTGGCTGGTGATTTGCTGTATCTGAGCGGTATCTTGCCGTTTCAGGACGGGAAGGTGGCGATCACAGGCAAGCTGGGACAGGAGGTGACGGTTGAGCGGGGAGCCGAAGCGGCGAGGCTGGCGCTGCTCAATGCCCTGGCCGTCGTGAAACAGGAACTGGGTTCGTTGGATCGGGTGCATCGTATTGTGCGAGTGGTGGGCCATGTTGCTTCGGCCGACGGATTTGTACAGCAGCCTGCCGTGATCAATGGAGCGTCGGATTTGCTGGTGCAGATTTTCGGCGAGGCGGGACGCCATGCCCGAGTGGCGCTTGGCGCGGCGGAGTTGCCGTTGTATGCCGCCATCGAACTGGAATTACTGGTGCAAGTGAAAGCCTGA
- a CDS encoding hydrolase codes for MTQFNDIANLNGTKPTINPDEAAMLLIDHQSGLFQTIGDMAMPVLRSHAAALAKMASLANIPVITTASVPQGPNGPLIPEIHANAPHATYVARRGEINAWDNPDFVKAVKATNRRTLIIAGTITSVCMAFPAISAVHEGYKVFGVIDACGTYSKMAQEITLARVVQAGIIPMDTAAVASELQKTWNRPDAQEWAKIYTMIFPAYQLLIESYGKAQDVATKQEQLDSSR; via the coding sequence ATGACTCAATTCAACGACATTGCCAATCTCAACGGCACCAAACCGACCATCAATCCTGATGAGGCCGCCATGCTGCTGATCGACCATCAGAGCGGCCTGTTTCAGACGATTGGGGATATGGCCATGCCCGTGTTGCGGAGTCATGCCGCTGCGCTTGCCAAAATGGCGTCGCTTGCAAACATTCCGGTGATCACGACGGCCTCGGTGCCGCAGGGTCCCAATGGGCCGCTCATTCCCGAGATTCACGCCAATGCGCCCCATGCGACCTATGTGGCGCGCCGAGGAGAAATTAATGCGTGGGACAATCCCGACTTCGTGAAGGCGGTGAAGGCAACCAATCGCCGAACATTGATTATTGCCGGGACCATTACGAGCGTCTGCATGGCCTTTCCTGCCATTAGTGCCGTTCACGAAGGCTACAAGGTCTTTGGCGTCATCGACGCCTGTGGCACCTATTCAAAGATGGCGCAGGAAATCACTCTGGCGCGCGTGGTTCAGGCAGGCATCATTCCGATGGATACAGCCGCAGTCGCATCGGAACTCCAGAAAACGTGGAACCGACCGGACGCTCAAGAATGGGCGAAAATCTATACGATGATCTTCCCAGCGTATCAATTGTTGATCGAAAGCTATGGGAAGGCACAGGACGTCGCGACGAAGCAGGAACAACTGGATTCCTCGCGATAA
- a CDS encoding pirin family protein: protein MKKIAEILRAQGKHWVGDGFPVRSLFSYHDDSAAVSPFLLFDYAGPHRFDPIDTPRGVGQHPHRGFETVTIVYDGEVAHRDSTGGGGTIGPGDVQWMTAARGIIHEEFHSPHYSKTGGPFRMVQLWVNLPAKDKMNPAGYQAIVSADIPTVPVAGGTARIIAGEFRGVRGPAHTFTPVNLWDLRIDRATDFTLDLPDGHNAMLAVLDGSVVINGTQTVGEAEIARFERGGSQVTIHSDGEAILLLLTGEPIDEPVVGYGPFVMNSQAEIRQAAADFNSGRFGEVVST, encoded by the coding sequence ATGAAGAAGATTGCTGAAATCTTGCGCGCACAAGGCAAGCATTGGGTCGGTGACGGGTTTCCGGTTCGATCGCTGTTTTCCTATCATGATGACAGTGCGGCGGTGAGCCCGTTCCTGCTGTTCGATTATGCCGGCCCGCATCGATTCGATCCCATCGATACGCCGCGTGGGGTCGGCCAGCACCCGCATCGCGGTTTCGAGACCGTGACCATCGTCTACGACGGAGAAGTGGCGCATCGCGATTCGACCGGAGGTGGCGGAACCATCGGACCGGGCGACGTCCAGTGGATGACGGCTGCGCGCGGCATCATTCACGAGGAGTTCCACTCGCCGCACTACAGCAAAACCGGCGGGCCTTTCCGCATGGTTCAATTGTGGGTCAATCTGCCGGCCAAGGACAAAATGAACCCTGCCGGATATCAGGCGATCGTCAGCGCCGACATTCCAACCGTGCCCGTGGCGGGTGGAACAGCGAGGATCATTGCGGGGGAATTCCGTGGGGTCCGTGGACCGGCTCACACCTTCACGCCTGTCAACCTGTGGGATCTGCGCATCGATCGAGCGACCGATTTCACGCTCGACCTTCCCGATGGGCACAATGCGATGCTCGCGGTGCTCGATGGCTCAGTCGTGATCAACGGCACGCAGACCGTCGGCGAAGCGGAGATCGCTCGATTCGAGCGCGGCGGCAGCCAAGTCACCATCCACAGCGATGGGGAGGCGATTCTGCTCCTCCTGACCGGTGAGCCCATCGATGAACCCGTCGTCGGGTACGGCCCGTTCGTCATGAACAGCCAGGCGGAAATTCGGCAGGCCGCGGCCGATTTCAACAGCGGTCGTTTCGGCGAGGTAGTCTCAACGTAA
- a CDS encoding helix-turn-helix transcriptional regulator, with amino-acid sequence MAKDTGCPTEQTLDVITGRWKVMVIYWLLKGERRFNRLQRELNGITHRTLTKQLREMEADGLVERYDFGETPPRVEYRLSPLGRSLEPILVAMHDWAMAHPRIKQQS; translated from the coding sequence GTGGCAAAGGATACTGGTTGTCCGACGGAACAGACGCTCGATGTGATCACCGGGCGTTGGAAAGTGATGGTGATTTACTGGTTGCTCAAAGGCGAGCGACGCTTTAACCGGTTGCAGCGCGAGCTCAACGGCATCACGCACCGTACGCTCACAAAGCAGTTACGCGAAATGGAAGCAGATGGTTTGGTGGAACGATACGACTTTGGAGAAACTCCGCCACGCGTAGAATATCGTCTTTCCCCGCTCGGCCGCTCGCTCGAACCCATCCTGGTCGCAATGCACGACTGGGCAATGGCCCATCCCCGGATCAAGCAACAATCCTAA
- a CDS encoding phosphopentomutase, which produces MMTRIVLLVLDGCGIGSLPDAESYGDGGCNTLQRLAAISKGLALPNLEQLGLGLLGQFQGIRPMAQPEGCYGMLGFTTKGKHSLSGHWELAGYVIEDGPPPLETFTSELASGLEAALGQKTLGNCRTVHLEPIAEFGAQHQKSGMPIAWIDTAGTIMLAAHEQVVPPDELYRLAREARRRLKATMPIVRVVTYPFTGQPGNFSITERRRDFAVEAPGLTLLDHLSQASQLVFGVGKVGDLFSGRGVTRSVPLFQASAVMDEVIGMFSKAPRGLIYANLPIMSPDLQETLSTLQHVDRRLRDLQDSLKVGDVLIITGDHGFDCARPNPGHSREYVPCLVTGPRLARGVNLGTRTTAADLAQTIGEALGANRLPWGDSFLDALQSR; this is translated from the coding sequence ATGATGACGCGAATTGTCCTGCTGGTCTTAGATGGATGTGGCATCGGGTCCTTACCTGATGCGGAATCGTATGGCGATGGCGGCTGCAATACACTGCAGCGGCTGGCTGCTATCTCTAAAGGACTTGCCCTCCCGAATCTCGAACAACTCGGCCTCGGTCTTCTCGGACAGTTTCAAGGTATCCGCCCCATGGCCCAGCCGGAGGGCTGCTATGGCATGTTGGGGTTTACGACCAAGGGCAAACACTCGCTGTCTGGACATTGGGAGTTGGCCGGGTACGTCATCGAAGACGGTCCGCCGCCCCTTGAGACGTTCACGAGCGAGCTGGCATCCGGCCTCGAAGCCGCATTGGGACAAAAGACGCTGGGGAATTGCCGCACGGTTCACCTGGAGCCGATCGCAGAGTTCGGCGCGCAGCATCAAAAATCAGGCATGCCCATCGCGTGGATCGATACCGCAGGGACCATCATGCTGGCCGCCCACGAACAGGTCGTCCCGCCGGATGAATTGTATCGCCTGGCGCGCGAGGCCAGACGACGGCTCAAAGCGACGATGCCGATCGTTCGCGTGGTGACCTATCCGTTCACCGGGCAGCCGGGAAACTTTTCCATCACGGAGCGTCGCCGGGATTTTGCCGTGGAAGCACCGGGCCTCACGTTGCTGGATCATTTGAGCCAAGCCAGCCAGCTGGTATTCGGGGTGGGGAAAGTCGGCGACCTGTTCAGCGGGCGCGGCGTCACCAGATCGGTACCGCTTTTTCAGGCCTCTGCCGTCATGGACGAAGTCATCGGCATGTTCAGCAAGGCGCCTCGCGGATTGATCTATGCCAATCTTCCCATCATGAGCCCCGATCTGCAGGAGACCCTGTCGACGTTGCAACACGTCGATCGCCGGTTGCGCGATCTGCAAGATTCTCTCAAGGTCGGTGACGTCCTTATCATCACGGGCGACCACGGGTTTGATTGTGCCAGACCGAATCCTGGACACTCGCGCGAATATGTCCCTTGCCTCGTGACCGGCCCACGCCTTGCCAGAGGCGTCAACCTCGGCACCAGGACGACCGCCGCCGATCTCGCCCAGACGATCGGGGAAGCGTTAGGTGCCAACCGGCTACCCTGGGGAGACAGCTTCCTGGACGCCCTGCAGTCGCGTTAA
- the deoC gene encoding deoxyribose-phosphate aldolase: protein MGLVSWNENLPGLLDHTVLRPEATKSDVLRLCAEAKEQGFVVIFVPPCYVDEAVAAVAGTAVQVGIPIGFPLGGHSTHAKVTEAIEAVAHGARVLDMVINISRLKSGDYDFVRRDMAAVVRATPGVNHKVILETCLLTREEKITACRLAVEAGMDYVKTSTGFNQAGATVEDVRLMKEAVAGRAKVKASGGIRDWKATRALLEAGADRIGTSASLKILGEWRAEQAVGR from the coding sequence ATGGGACTTGTGTCGTGGAATGAGAACCTTCCGGGTTTGTTGGATCACACGGTGTTGCGTCCTGAGGCGACCAAGTCGGACGTGTTGCGGCTCTGTGCCGAGGCAAAGGAGCAGGGATTTGTCGTGATTTTTGTGCCGCCCTGCTACGTCGATGAGGCGGTTGCGGCCGTCGCCGGGACGGCGGTGCAGGTCGGCATTCCGATCGGGTTCCCCCTCGGCGGGCACTCGACCCATGCGAAGGTGACAGAAGCGATCGAGGCGGTGGCGCATGGCGCGCGGGTGTTGGATATGGTCATCAACATCAGCCGCCTGAAATCCGGCGACTATGATTTCGTGCGGCGAGATATGGCGGCCGTCGTGCGCGCCACGCCGGGCGTCAACCACAAGGTCATTCTGGAAACCTGTTTGCTGACTCGCGAAGAGAAAATCACCGCCTGCCGCCTGGCTGTCGAGGCGGGCATGGACTATGTGAAAACCTCGACGGGATTCAATCAGGCCGGTGCCACGGTGGAAGATGTGCGGCTCATGAAAGAGGCCGTGGCCGGACGGGCGAAGGTAAAGGCCTCAGGCGGCATTCGCGATTGGAAGGCAACACGAGCATTGCTGGAGGCGGGGGCAGACCGGATCGGCACCAGCGCAAGTCTGAAAATCCTGGGCGAGTGGCGGGCGGAACAGGCTGTCGGCCGATGA
- the mltG gene encoding endolytic transglycosylase MltG — protein MMQKRLIAGLVLATVILLTLSGYLVLRWAQSPVASGLPKPPSKIVTIPDGSTFQQVAGMLKSEQLIRSRWAFLLLGRSHDSDRKIRPGEYELDGGMSPQDILSKLLAGRVVLHPVTIPEGYNLAQIAEVFAAQQVTDVQEFSKLVRDRTFIATLGIEADSLEGYLFPETYSFPRQAKARDVIKAMVDGLHHVWSADLQEQAARMKLSLHQVLTLASVIEKETGSKEERELIAAVFHNRLRKKIPLQSDPTVIYGLPAFDGNIHKRDLSVMSPYNTYRVQGLPPGPIASPGAHSLRAALFPAQATYLYFVSRNDGTHQFSSTLAEHNQAVEKYQKQPFRKRARGSLVTHGA, from the coding sequence ATGATGCAGAAGCGATTGATTGCGGGACTGGTTCTAGCGACGGTGATACTCCTCACTCTCTCGGGGTATCTGGTGCTGCGCTGGGCTCAAAGTCCCGTCGCCAGCGGGCTTCCTAAGCCTCCCTCCAAGATCGTCACGATTCCTGACGGCAGTACCTTTCAGCAGGTTGCGGGCATGTTGAAGAGCGAGCAACTCATTCGCAGCCGCTGGGCGTTTCTACTGCTTGGCCGGTCGCACGACAGCGATCGCAAAATTCGTCCGGGCGAATATGAACTCGATGGCGGCATGTCGCCGCAAGATATTCTAAGCAAGTTGTTGGCGGGTCGTGTGGTGTTGCATCCGGTGACGATCCCTGAAGGGTACAACCTGGCGCAAATCGCCGAGGTCTTCGCGGCACAGCAAGTCACCGACGTTCAGGAATTCTCGAAGCTGGTGCGTGATCGCACGTTCATCGCGACGCTCGGGATCGAGGCGGACTCGCTGGAAGGCTACTTGTTTCCAGAGACCTACTCCTTTCCTCGCCAGGCCAAGGCACGTGACGTCATCAAGGCCATGGTCGACGGGCTCCATCACGTGTGGAGTGCCGATTTGCAGGAACAGGCCGCGCGCATGAAGTTGTCGCTGCATCAGGTGTTGACGCTGGCGTCTGTCATCGAAAAAGAGACCGGCTCGAAGGAAGAGCGTGAATTGATTGCGGCGGTGTTTCACAACCGGTTGCGAAAGAAAATCCCCTTGCAGAGCGATCCGACGGTCATTTATGGGCTGCCGGCGTTTGACGGCAACATTCATAAACGCGACCTGTCCGTCATGAGCCCCTACAATACGTATCGCGTGCAGGGACTTCCGCCGGGGCCGATCGCCAGCCCTGGGGCCCATTCGCTTCGTGCGGCGTTGTTCCCGGCCCAGGCGACCTATCTGTATTTTGTGTCGCGTAACGATGGCACCCATCAGTTCTCCTCTACCCTGGCTGAGCACAATCAAGCGGTGGAAAAGTATCAAAAGCAGCCGTTCCGCAAGCGCGCCAGAGGAAGCCTCGTCACTCACGGCGCGTGA
- the ruvX gene encoding Holliday junction resolvase RuvX, with the protein MKGQRILAIDHGSKRIGFALSDELGWTAQPLETFYRRNPEADIRHIQDLVREHEVGQVLVGLPLRLDGESGPAAKLVEEFIQLLEPALSVPVVTWDERMTTCAAEDLLIAADVGRRKRKGIVDRIAAAILLQSYLASLEKPSSGQEQAVSHSHEDDPWSFEEPRVDDAEAIDCGTGSSDGDTPHSLGVSGAALGSKSRRQRAS; encoded by the coding sequence ATGAAAGGCCAGCGGATTCTTGCGATCGATCACGGATCCAAACGGATCGGCTTTGCCTTGAGCGATGAGCTCGGATGGACCGCCCAGCCGTTGGAAACGTTTTACCGGCGGAATCCCGAAGCTGATATTCGACATATCCAAGACTTAGTCCGCGAGCACGAGGTCGGTCAGGTGCTCGTCGGGTTGCCGCTTCGGTTGGACGGGGAAAGCGGTCCTGCAGCCAAACTGGTCGAGGAATTCATCCAGCTGCTCGAACCGGCGTTGTCGGTTCCGGTGGTGACCTGGGATGAACGGATGACGACCTGTGCGGCGGAAGATTTGTTGATCGCCGCCGATGTCGGGCGCCGGAAACGGAAAGGCATCGTCGATCGGATTGCCGCCGCGATTCTCCTCCAGAGTTACCTCGCGAGTTTGGAGAAGCCGTCGTCGGGCCAAGAGCAGGCCGTAAGCCATTCCCACGAAGACGATCCCTGGTCTTTTGAGGAACCACGAGTCGATGATGCAGAAGCGATTGATTGCGGGACTGGTTCTAGCGACGGTGATACTCCTCACTCTCTCGGGGTATCTGGTGCTGCGCTGGGCTCAAAGTCCCGTCGCCAGCGGGCTTCCTAA